One window of the Primulina eburnea isolate SZY01 chromosome 18, ASM2296580v1, whole genome shotgun sequence genome contains the following:
- the LOC140819315 gene encoding 26S proteasome non-ATPase regulatory subunit 6 homolog isoform X3 produces the protein MINLCLGSFFLGYYIFMLTSLIADAEENLGESEVREAHLAKSLFYIRIGDKEKALEQLKLTESKTVAVGQKMDLVFYTLQIGFFHKDFDLISKSIDKAKNLFEEGGDWERKNRLKVFEGLYCLSTRNFKKAADLFLDSISTFTTYELFPYDTFVFYTVLTSIISLDRVSLKQKVVDAPEILTVIGKIPYLSDFLNSLYDCQYKSFFTAFGKCLYGQKLLDRYLHPHFRYYMREIRTVVYSQFLESYKSVTIEAMAKAFGVTVDFIDLELSRFIAAGKLHCKIDKVAGILETNRPDAKNALYQATIKQGDFLLNRIQKLSRVIDL, from the exons ATGATCAACTTATGTTTGGGAAGTTTCTTCTTGGGATACTATATATTTATGTTAACAAGCTT GATTGCTGACGCAGAAGAAAACTTGGGTGAGAGTGAAGTGAGGGAAGCTCACTTGGCCAAGTCCTTATTTTATATTCGCATTGGTGACAAG GAGAAGGCACTGGAACAACTGAAGTTAACTGAGAGCAAGACTGTTGCAGTTGGGCAAAAGATGGACTTGGTATTCTACACGCTACAGATTGGTTTCTTCCACAAGGATTTTGATCTAATCTCAAAAAGCATTGATAAAGCAAAGAA CTTGTTTGAAGAAGGAGGTGACTGGGAGAGGAAGAATCGTTTGAAGGTGTTTGAAGGCTTATATTGCTTGTCTactcgcaacttcaagaaagctGCTGATCTTTTCCTTGATTCTATCTCAACCTTCACAACTTATGAGCTATTTCCCTATGACACCTTTGTATTTTACACGGTCCTTACTAGCATCATTTCCTTGGACAGAGTTTCCTTGAAACAAAAG GTAGTAGACGCCCCTGAGATCTTGACTGTTATTGGCAAAATTCCATATTTATCCGACTTCTTGAATTCTCTCTATGATTGCCAATACAAATCATTTTTTACGGCTTTTGGTAAGTGTCTGTATGGACAAAAGTTG TTGGATCGCTATTTGCACCCTCACTTCCGGTATTACATGAGGGAGATTAGAACAGTTGTTTATTCTCAGTTTTTGGAATCCTACAAGAGTGTGACTATCGAAGCTATGGCTAAGGCATTTGGAGTGACGGTGGACTTCATTGATCT GGAGCTATCACGATTTATTGCAGCTGGGAAGCTACACTGCAAGATAGACAAGGTTGCCGGGATATTGGAAACCAATCGTCCTGATGCTAAAAATGCACTATACCAAGCAACCATCAAGCAAGGAGATTTCTTGTTGAACCGTATTCAAAAGCTATCTCGAGTTATTGATCTTTAA
- the LOC140819366 gene encoding LOW QUALITY PROTEIN: protein PLASTID TRANSCRIPTIONALLY ACTIVE 10 (The sequence of the model RefSeq protein was modified relative to this genomic sequence to represent the inferred CDS: inserted 1 base in 1 codon; deleted 2 bases in 2 codons) encodes MQALQNPPFFTIYAPLPSKSILKPKIFDKSLRPNKPFQTHLPPHFLVRSYSPDEYPVGDDDAFLAAYGPKEKESEDEARRRNWVERGWAPWEEILTPEADFARKSLNEGEEVPLKSPEAIEAFKMLSPKYRRKKIAEMGLTEDEYYAKQFEIKGEIPEPLVTLWSGPLLLAQVPPRDWPPRGWKVNKKELEFIRGAHKFYSAVRVDHEKLEALEDMVEKEAGGMCSDRYNLFLKQYNEWVEANRDRLEEESYKHDQDYYPGRRKRGKDYKEEMYELPFYYPGQICAGKVTALHLYQGAFVDIGGVHDGWVPIKRNDWYWIRHQIKVGMTVIVEILAKRDPYRYRFPIEMRFVYPNIDHLIFNRFEFPPIFHRDEDTNPDELRRDCGRGPIPRKDPGIKVEEEPLLSNHPYVDKLWQIHNAEQMILDDMVVNPDKYKGKKLSELTDEEEITEENRVEYGKAYHKKSLIPRMTLRISVTELDLEAALAERQLHNKXRKEAEKRGETYKITKLRRNEEMDEYDLIHWRRSFEEREALLRDISCRQALGLPLEEPGRNVDPSLLGKDQYDPDNPLYRYDYWGEPKNSEKSRQERMTDAHNKSIVGKGTVWYEMSYEDAIKQRMEREALGIGQKQNDEDDSSEEDSGEDDDDDDDFDYSIFGLPTENAANQPHVNGTESLRLSDEGIFED; translated from the exons ATGCAAGCTCTTCAAAATCCACCCTTCTTCACCATCTACGCTCCACTCCCTTCGAAATCTATCCTTAAACCCAAAATCTTCGATAAATCCCTCCGCCCCAACAAACCCTTCCAAACCCATCTTCCTCCGCACTTTCTCGTCCGCTCCTACTCACCCGACGAGTACCCAGTCGGTGATGATGATGCTTTTCTCGCAGCTTATGGCCCCAAGGAGAAAGAGTCCGAAGACGAAGCTCGAAGGAGGAACTGGGTTGAAAGGGGATGGGCGCCGTGGGAAGAAATCCTCACCCCGGAAGCTGATTTTGCTAGGAAGTCTCTCAATGAAGGGGAAGAAGTGCCACTCAAGTCTCCCGAAGCAATCGAGGCATTTAAGATGCTGAGCCCGAAGTATCGGAGAAAGAAAATCGCCGAAATGGGACTCACGGAGGATGAGTATTATGCGAAGCAGTTTGAAATCAAGGGTGAAATTCCGGAGCCTTTGGTGACTTTGTGGTCTGGGCCATTGTTGTTAGCCCAGGTGCCTCCCAGGGATTGGCCACCGAGAGGGTGGAAGGTGAATAAGAAGGAGTTGGAGTTTATTCGTGGGGCGCATAAGTTCTACTCAGCGGTGAGAGTGGATCATGAGAAGCTGGAGGCACTGGAGGATATGGTGGAGAAGGAGGCGGGGGGCATGTGCTCGGATAGATACAATTTGTTCTTGAAGCAATATAATGAGTGGGTGGAGGCTAATAGGGATCGGCTGGAGGAGGAATCTTACAAG CATGATCAAGATTATTATCCTGGTAGGAGAAAACGAGGAAAGGATTACAAAGAGGAAATG TATGAACTTCCATTCTATTACCCGGGACAA ATATGTGCAGGTAAAGTAACTGCATTACATCTTTATCAAGGAGCATTTGTTGACATAGGTGGCGTCCATGATGG GTGGGTTCCTATAAAACGAAATGACTGGTATTGGATCCGCCATCAGATCAAAGTTGGTATG ACTGTCATTGTTGAAATATTG GCAAAACGAGATCCTTACCGCTATCGGTTTCCTATAGAGATGCGCTTCGTGTATCCAAATATAGATCACCTTAT CTTCAATCGATTCGAGTTCCCTCCAATATTTCATCGTGATGAGGATACTAATCCAGATGAGTTACGA CGGGATTGTGGACGCGGTCCTATTCCTAGAAAAGATCCTGGAATCAAAGTAGAGGAGGAACCTCTGTTATCAAATCACCCATATGTTGATAAG CTATGGCAAATACATAATGCTGAACAAATGATTTTGGATGACATGGTGGTCAATCCTGATAAATATAAAGGCAAAAAGTTATCAGAGTTGACCGATGAGGAAGAAATTACCGAAGAGAACCGTGTTGAGTATGGCAAAGCTTATCATAAGAAATCCCTCATCCCCAGG ATGACTCTG AGGATAAGCGTAACAGAACTTGATTTGGAAGCTGCGCTTGCCGAACGTCAG CTCCATAACA CTAGGAAAGAAGCTGAAAAAAGGGGAGAGACGTACAAAATCACTAAGCTGAGGCGAAATGAGGAAATGGATGAATACGACCTTATTCATTGGCGCCGATCTTTTGAAGAAAGAGAAGCTCTTCTACGAGACATAAGCTG CCGTCAGGCACTTGGGCTTCCATTGGAAGAGCCTGGTAGAAATGTTGATCCAAGCTTGTTGGGGAAAGACCAATACGACCCTGATAATCCATTGTATCGTTATGACTACTGGGGCGAGCCTAAGAATTCCGAAAAGAGTAGGCAAGAACGCATGACAGACGCACACAACAAATCCATAGTTGGAAAGGGTACCGTTTGGTACGAAATGTCGTATGAAGACGCCATCAAACAGAGGATGGAGAGGGAGGCTCTCGGAATCGGTCAAAAACAAAATGATGAAGATGATTCCTCAGAAGAGGATAGCGGCGAGGATGATGACGACGACGACGACTTTGATTACAGTATTTTCGGGTTGCCAACTGAGAATGCAGCCAACCAGCCTCATGTTAATGGCACCGAATCTTTAAGATTGTCGGATGAAGGAATCTTCGAGGATTAA
- the LOC140819316 gene encoding uncharacterized protein produces the protein MLGRVRASPISSLELLEMERSSSKISKHDSLSIYESTLLKLKQGSQCCQRSTSEGSATTYTHSTIATHPPEEVMSNADCSSAESSPNPSGISRSAHSSNEKQSTNMSILCMFSNYKISKHAESSADTKYMDIESCYSSSSSGFSPTSNSS, from the exons ATGTTGGGTAGAGTGAGAGCATCACCGATAAGCTCTTTGGAACTACTGGAAATGGAAAGGTCATCTTCCAAGATCTCCAAACACGATTCCCTCTCGATATATG AATCTACACTTCTGAAGCTTAAACAAGGCTCTCAGTGCTGCCAAAGATCAACCTCGGAGGGCTCTGCGACGACATATACCCATAGTACCATTGCAACTCATCCACCAGAGGAGGTAATGTCCAATGCTGATTGCTCATCAGCCGAGTCTTCTCCAAACCCGAGTGGTATTTCTCGATCTGCACACTCCTCTAATGAGAAGCAAAGCACAAATATGTCTATTCTTTGTATGTTCTCGAATTACAAGATCTCAAAGCATGCAGAAAGCTCGGCAGACACGAAGTATATGGATATAGAGAGTTGCTATTCTTCTTCGTCGTCCGGTTTTTCACCTACCTCCAACAGTTCATAG
- the LOC140819409 gene encoding uncharacterized protein gives MEAMVVKKKWFSNSLEHRKVILPEIKDNEVMIKVCAVGVNWGDIIDVVTSDDGLCPGLECSGIIEAVGRNVISWKIGQRVCAILQGGGYAEKVDVPADFLLPLPDDINLADAAGLPFASCSIWLALFKMHDPKTLRGKTVLIREGTSGVGALAIQFAKYMGLRVIAATGRRDGFYICRGFGADICVNHKSRDFVWDVLVENEADVDFVIDYGASDLRRNFECCGSRGKVVIIDLHGRDHTRIDLALLQKNQAEIKAFDLRSRDLDDKASVIAEVRTHFWPAVLRKKVVPQVEYRFPVTKAPKALKLLKKNGSIGKIILCMSQFQS, from the exons ATGGAAGCGATGGTAGTTAAAAAAAAATGGTTTTCGAATAGTTTGGAGCACCGAAAGGTTATATTGCCTGAAATCAAGGACAATGAAGTAATGATCAAGGTGTGTGCCGTTGGGGTCAATTGGGGTGATATAATTGACGTGGTTACAAGTGATGATGGTCTCTGCCCAGGCCTTGAATGCTCTGGAATAATTGAAGCAGTTGGAAGAAATGTCATCAGTTGGAAAATTGGACAAAGG GTCTGTGCCATTCTTCAAGGAGGAGGGTATGCTGAAAAAGTGGATGTGCCGGCAGACTTTCTTCTTCCGTTGCCCGATGATATTAATTTAGCTGATGCTGCAGGCTTACCTTTTGCATCATGTAGCATATGGTTAGCTTTATTCAAAATGCATGATCCCAAGACACTTCGAGGTAAAACAGTACTG ATTCGTGAAGGCACCAGCGGGGTCGGCGCATTGGCAATACAATTTGCAAAGtacatgggcttaagagttatTGCCGCGACAG GACGTAGAGATGGGTTTTATATCTGTCGTGGTTTTGGCGCTGACATTTGTGTTAATCACAAGTCCAGAGACTTTGTGTGGGACGTCCTGGTGGAAAATGAAGCAG ATGTTGATTTTGTTATTGATTACGGAGCGTCCGATCTTCGGAGAAACTTCGAGTGTTGTGGTTCCAGGGGTAAGGTTGTCATTATAGATTTGCATGGAAGGGATCATACTAGGATTGATCTTGCTCTACTACAAAAAAATCAGGCTGAAATTAAAG CTTTCGATCTACGATCTAGAGATTTGGATGATAAAGCATCTGTGATTGCCGAAGTTAGAACTCATTTTTGGCCTGCTGTTCTTCGGAAAAAAGTTGTCCCTCAGGTTGAGTATCGTTTTCCAGTGACTAAAGCTCCGAAAgctttgaaacttttaaagaaaaatggtAGCATCGGGAAGATTATCTTGTGTATGAGCcagtttcaatcttaa
- the LOC140819270 gene encoding quinone-oxidoreductase homolog, chloroplastic-like, with protein sequence MDLNRQKIYEGKQQHPQMKIVGFRYPGGPNVLRIKEVRMPTLRRDEILIQVAAAGLNVFDTWHRRNIPFYWIDFGLNLGYECSGKVVAVGSDVIKFKKGDEVCAILSLGGGYAEFAVAPEFDVLRIPSGVSLVEAAALPEASRLIFFALSELVNLTPGKKILTDYSFDKFTVSVGVYIHASSADSNYPPTPKK encoded by the exons ATGAAGATTGTTGGGTTTAGATATCCAGGTGGTCCAAATGTTCTTCGAATAAAAGAGGTTCGAATGCCCACTCTTAGAAGGGATGAAATACTGATACAAGTAGCGGCGGCTGGGCTAAACGTTTTTGACACTTGGCACCGACGGAATATCCcattttattggattgattttggTTTAAATCTTGGATATGAGTGTTCGGGGAAAGTTGTTGCTGTTGGCTCAGATGTAATCAAATTCAAGAAGGGCGATGAG GTTTGTGCAATTCTTTCTCTTGGGGGTGGCTATGCTGAGTTTGCAGTGGCTCCTGAATTTGATGTTCTGCGGATTCCTTCTGGAGTCTCCCTCGTCGAAGCAGCAGCGTTGCCGGAAGCGTCACGGTTAATTTTTTTTGCTCTTTCCGAATTGGTGAACCTTACACCTGGCAAGAAAATTTTG ACTGACTACTCCTTTGACAAATTCACTGTTTCTGTAGGAGTGTACATCCATGCTTCTTCGGCTGATTCAAACTATCCACCTACACCCAAGAAGTGA
- the LOC140819016 gene encoding putative late blight resistance protein homolog R1A-10: MAAYAALLSLVRSLHQILDLQQHIDPLHKEKIISLHEKVDSIVTFLEDYSGKHRGRHDRVGNEIRNAAYEAQDFVDSYLGSVSTTHDDRSSFEARRDHEVSLDRDLDMAFERIDFILDETAKMKNRDTAEDLRSRTFSSPVDHSSTVEVTVNKVVGFDDDLNVIKECLYEDSSKLQIIPIVGMGGIGKTTLARRTYEDSLRSQYFDILGWTTVSGEYQRRDILLELLQSFKKYTTDLNERSGESEAQLATLVHKNLSGRRYLIVIDDIWSTKAWDDLKMAFPDNDNGSRILLTTRLSDVADYAGSSGIPIHQMKLLNEDQSWKLLEEKIFGKESCPLHLVELGKKVARNCKGLPLTIVVVAGLLLSSGNKMEEELWESLLENISSMESTISVQCSKILCLSYDWLPLRLKPCFLYIAAFPEDFEIDVSELIMLWVAEGFLKPSNQSKCLEDVGKGCLEDLVNRNMILVSEKWPDGELVAVGIHDLLRKICITKAEEDGFFHHVSSTRNVCIDAIENPKRRLRAHSAHILEESETQDSSLRTIFYDMENTVETWDFPTLSPKFRHLSTLNSPNMTWCDLSGVISTFVNLSPSLIWNYAFPISLKKLTLRGVPFPWENMIIIGSLPELQVLEIVQNDIGIDSEWTTMEDQFLRLKHFYSSLDYLVKWDVEKDHLPSLESLTLENVWWNIDEIPYGLGEIDSLQLIELWFCRESLVNSAMRIQEQQHDNGNYAFQVKVFNHEDM, encoded by the exons ATGGCAGCTTATGCTGCGCTTCTCTCACTTGTTAGATCACTCCACCAGATTTTGGATCTTCAACAACATATCGATCCCCTTCACAAAGAGAAAATCATTTCCCTTCATGAAAAAGTTGATTCCATTGTCACTTTCTTGGAAGATTATTCGGGGAAGCATCGTGGAAGACATGATCGTGTGGGAAATGAAATCAGAAACGCTGCATATGAAGCGCAGGATTTCGTGGATTCGTATCTGGGTTCAGTATCAACAACTCATGATGATAGGAGTTCTTTCGAGGCTCGTCGTGATCACGAGGTGAGCTTGGATAGAGATTTGGACATGGCTTTTGAAAGGATTGATTTTATCTTGGACGAGACAGCGAAGATGAAGAACAGAGATACAGCAGAAGATCTCCGATCCAGAACTTTTTCTTCTCCCGTTGATCACTCATCCACAGTCGAAGTCACTGTGAACAAGGTTGTGGGATTTGATGATGACCTGAATGTTATTAAAGAATGTTTGTATGAAGATTCGTCTAAACTCCAAATTATCCCCATTGTTGGGATGGGAGGAATCGGGAAGACGACTCTAGCAAGAAGAACTTACGAGGATTCACTCCGCTCTCAGTATTTTGACATCTTGGGTTGGACTACTGTGTCTGGAGAGTACCAAAGAAGAGATATTCTTTTGGAGCTTCTTCAATCCTTCAAGAAATACACCACTGATCTTAATGAACGATCCGGTGAGAGCGAAGCCCAATTGGCAACACTAGTGCACAAAAATCTCAGCGGTAGACGATATCTCATTGTGATTGATGACATATGGAGTACCAAGGCTTGGGATGATTTGAAGATGGCATTTCCAGATAATGACAATGGAAGTCGAATCTTGTTAACTACGAGGCTATCAGACgttgcagattatgcaggatcaTCCGGTATTCCGATCCACCAAATGAAGCTTTTGAATGAAGATCAAAGTTGGAAACTACTCGAGGAAAAGATTTTCGGGAAAGAATCTTGTCCTCTCCACCTGGTGGAACTCGGGAAGAAGGTTGCAAGAAACTGCAAGGGACTTCCTCTCACGATTGTGGTCGTTGCAGGACTGCTTCTTTCTTCGGGAAACAAGATGGAAGAAGAATTGTGGGAAAGTCTTTTGGAAAATATAAGCTCAATGGAATCCACAATCTCGGTGCAATGCTCAAAGATACTATGTTTGAGTTATGATTGGTTACCTCTGCGATTAAAGCCATGTTTCCTTTACATTGCAGCTTTTCCAGAAGATTTTGAAATTGATGTTTCTGAGCTAATCATGTTGTGGGTTGCAGAGGGATTTCTTAAACCAAGTAATCAGTCTAAATGCTTGGAAGATGTGGGGAAGGGATGTTTGGAGGATCTTGTGAATAGAAATATGATATTAGTGAGTGAGAAATGGCCAGATGGGGAACTCGTAGCCGTCGGAATTCATGATCTCTTGAGGAAGATTTGTATAACAAAAGCTGAAGAAGATGGATTTTTTCATCATGTCTCGTCCACAAGAAATGTCTGTATTGATGCCATAGAGAACCCAAAGCGTCGTCTCCGTGCACATTCCGCACATATTTTAGAGGAATCGGAAACACAAGACTCAAGTTTGCGTACAATTTTCTACGATATGGAAAACACTGTGGAGACATGGGATTTTCCAACGCTCTCTCCGAAATTTAGGCACCTCAGTACCTTGAATTCACCCAATATGACTTGGTGTGATTTATCAGGAGTAATCTCAACATTCGTCAATTTAAG TCCCTCTTTGATATGGAACTACGCATTTCCAATCAGTCTCAAGAAGTTAACTCTACGAGGAGTTCCTTTTCCTTGGGAAAATATGATCATAATTGGGTCTCTCCCAGAACTTCAAGTGCTCGAGATAGTACAAAATGATATCGGAATAGATTCCGAGTGGACGACAATGGAAGACCAATTTCTTCGACTCAAGCACTTTTATTCTTCGTTAGATTATTTGGTGAAGTGGGATGTGGAAAAAGACCATCTCCCAAGCCTTGAAAGCTTGACTCTCGAGAATGTTTGGTGGAATATCGATGAGATTCCTTATGGATTAGGAGAAATAGATTCACTTCAACTTATTGAGTTATGGTTCTGTCGTGAATCATTAGTGAATTCAGCAATGCGAATCCAGGAGCAACAACATGACAATGGGAATTATGCTTTTCAAGTTAAAGTCTTTAATCACGAGGATATGTAG
- the LOC140819410 gene encoding uncharacterized protein, with translation MIAIQYAKHIGCEIFAVAGMEEKLKLCKMLGAQVCINYEKEDFCKRVKAETGEKGVDIILDVSGRDHFKKNLDCLARGGSLVILGHKFGDEVDIDLSFLAKKDVSVIGADTRKLHLFQTKFLSKFWPLIEAGHVKPIIGKIFTFSEAAEAHRALEKSSIPGKLLLVPPEATTACDIRSPRIRRPINRFRAHFSS, from the exons ATGATTGCTATTCAATATGCTAAGCATATTGGTTGTGAAATATTTGCTGTGGCAG GAATGGAAGAAAAGCTTAAACTTTGCAAAATGCTAGGAGCCCAAGTCTGCATCAACTACGAAAAAGAGGACTTCTGCAAGAGGGTGAAGGCTGAAACAGGAGAAAAAG GAGTGGACATAATACTAGATGTCAGTGGGAGAGaccattttaaaaagaacttggattgtttGGCTAGAGGTGGGTCTCTTGTCATTTTAGGGCACAAGTTTGGGGATGAGGTGGATATTGATCTTTCCTTCCTCGCGAAGAAGGATGTTAGTGTCATAG GGGCAGACACAAGGAAGTTACATTTATTCCaaacaaaatttttgtcaaaatttTGGCCTCTAATAGAAGCTGGACATGTAAAGCCAATAATTGGTAAAATTTTTACCTTCAGTGAAGCCGCGGAGGCGCATAGAGCTTTGGAGAAGTCTAGTATTCCAGGCAAATTGTTGTTAGTTCCACCAGAAGCAACAACAGCGTGTGACATCCGTTCGCCAAGAATCCGAAGACCAATAAACCGTTTTCGTGCCCACTTTTCTTCGTGA